GTTACGCTAAAAAGCTCAGCGCGTTGaatcgtgaatttttaaagtctttgggatttgtcgtacgaaataattgaaagaatgattgatattttaaacattggaAGCGAACCGATCTTTGACGATTGTATAGTAAAGATTGAAACTCATACATACAATCCATACGCAAATACAACACTTGGATATAGCGATGAGATACGGATACCTATGCAGCATCAGGATTTGTATACGTTGCCGTGCGAAAGCTTTCTTTACGTCGAGAGAAAATTGACGATAAGGAAAAAGGATGAACTAATGATATTGGgaaataattgcgttgcattcatgtttgatgaaCTTCGATATGAACTCAACGGTATGGaaattgatcgcaacagaaacaTTGGAATAACTTGCACGATTAAAAACATTTCCCTTACACAAGAGAGAAGTAAAATCTTGCACAACGCTGCGTGGAATATAGTTGCAAATAATGGTGGTGAAGGTTACTTCAATTTTTGCGTGCCGCTCAACATGTTGcttggattttgcgaggattataaGCGCGTTGTGATTAACGTTCGTCATGAATTGATTCTAATACGTTCACGCAAcgacaacaattgtctattTGGAGCTCAGGCTGCTGAAGCTGAGATTgaattacacaaaatacaatGGCGTATGCCTCACGTAATATTGAACGAAATTAGTAAACTGTCCTTGCTACGAGCGTTGGAGAGCGGTAGATACTTGAACATAAGTTTCCGCTCGTGGGATCTATACGAATTTCCTTTGCTACACAGTACGACTAAGCATTCGTGGACTGTGAAAACTGCCTCTCAGCTGAAGAAACCGCGATATGTAATCTTTGCACTACAGactgatagaaaaaatgtcgcgtcgaaagatattaccaaattcgacgactgcaaattGACAAACGTTAAACTCTATCTAAGCTCTGAATTTTATCCAtatgatgatttaaatttggattttgataaaaagagatacgcTATCTTATTTGACATGTACGCGCGTTTTCGTAAATCTTATTACAGatgcaataatgataatgtattatttaccatGGCAAAATTTCTAGAGTGCGGTCCTCTCATGATCATTGACTGCTCGCGACAAAACGAGTCTGTCAAAAATGCTACCGTGGACGTAAAGATAGAACTTGAATGTAAGCAAGACGTACCCGCAAATACTACCGCATATTATCTCATCATGATCGCATTGTTGAATATAACCCGTTGACAAATGTTGTcagtaaaattacatgaatcaggaataatcccctccaatgttataacattataaaactagcgatactcgatgatcAACATCAGTCGTCCGTCGTAGTTCTCGCCAATATcatttcattatggttgtgccaacgtttgtggaGCTGCAAGGATTTATCGTTGGAGGAAagtttatcgtgaaagaaattgcgattctgacaAAGGGTTCTgtactctctcattatatttttacgagtcttacaccattccgtttgTTTACGTGATCTGAGAGATCTCAAGTTGCATGGttgattggaaaacatcacaatctgcaatgggaagatggaaacattCCATACTACAGAgccaaacgtttaatcactgacgtcgtgacgttgaaagatgcatctcctcgagtgtatgtcaaaggacatgaaaaacgagaatggttggcaaatttactggaagacAATGTGAAaatcggtcttattatcgagacattggataacaactatgatgacgttcctgctttagataaattagatgctactctgcgttgcgatagacatgtacgaaattgtgctttacaaaatgtatttaaattattcaattggtggtcaaATCATCATCATAAAGGTTCGAccaatccatatttataatgaactattgttacaatacatgtgtgttattatctttttttatcctctccttgtaacatgtattatattacagtacgtgatacattttattagtCTGCATTTTAGCAGACAATAAACGTGGAATATTTGACATCTTTAAACgcaaaaaatgtcaaaatttatgTCGTTCATGGTTCGCTTGTTGTTGATCGACGTttgtttgatgtacgatagtggttcaaacatggttcgATAGGTGTTCATCGCGGTTCGATAGGTGTTTGTTTGATGTATGATAGTGGTTGGATCGATCTGGAGCAagtattatatctcttatcCATGTCTTGGCCACGTATACATCTGTGTGGTGAATATTACATTTCGTGGTGCAGCTGAAtctggtattatatttcaagtcatgatattaagatatttatttgatgtatgatagagtttaaacatatttaggtcgatgttgatcaatgtttcaATAGATGTCTGATGCTTATTTAATTGTGacactatttaattataattatctgtatgaatgctgtgtggagcGATAGTTTGcgtcagcttttaatttttttatcagctgTGAAGAGTAAGCATTTATTGCTAACTCTTATGTCATGCACATCCCCTACCTATTTTTTACCGAGATGTTACCTAGCTCTCGCTG
This sequence is a window from Anoplolepis gracilipes chromosome 10, ASM4749672v1, whole genome shotgun sequence. Protein-coding genes within it:
- the LOC140670226 gene encoding uncharacterized protein; amino-acid sequence: MIDILNIGSEPIFDDCIVKIETHTYNPYANTTLGYSDEIRIPMQHQDLYTLPCESFLYVERKLTIRKKDELMILGNNCVAFMFDELRYELNGMEIDRNRNIGITCTIKNISLTQERSKILHNAAWNIVANNGGEGYFNFCVPLNMLLGFCEDYKRVVINVRHELILIRSRNDNNCLFGAQAAEAEIELHKIQWRMPHVILNEISKLSLLRALESGRYLNISFRSWDLYEFPLLHSTTKHSWTVKTASQLKKPRYVIFALQTDRKNVASKDITKFDDCKLTNVKLYLSSEFYPYDDLNLDFDKKRYAILFDMYARFRKSYYRCNNDNVLFTMAKFLECGPLMIIDCSRQNESVKNATVDVKIELECKQDVPANTTAYYLIMIALLNITR